One part of the Chloroflexota bacterium genome encodes these proteins:
- a CDS encoding sugar phosphate isomerase/epimerase: protein MRPMDLPLIPSFHPATIRQGLSLEERCQIAEAAGFSYTMVNLQEAVAVDGERGAGAFAALLAGHGLSAGGMSGVPASTADPEEYARDLAALPERCEMARSLGGSNIMHFVPNRSSMPETEFEALTVARLADIGAVLADFDLKLAIEWLGPKQLEDLPYPFRSGIKMALDLADASGRSNIGILVDPVHMWGARQAMADIERLASGRVFAAHFDDFPEGDPDVLIDDDRIMPGDGIIDLTAFCRHTVAAGYSGSIEVELFNPAIRLGDPVEVSREAREKSEAVIAAALG from the coding sequence ATGCGGCCCATGGACCTCCCTCTAATCCCTTCGTTTCACCCGGCCACCATCCGCCAGGGCCTGTCGCTGGAAGAACGGTGCCAGATTGCCGAAGCGGCCGGATTCAGCTACACGATGGTGAATCTGCAGGAAGCGGTCGCGGTCGACGGCGAGCGCGGAGCCGGCGCCTTCGCGGCCCTGCTTGCCGGCCATGGCCTGAGCGCCGGAGGCATGAGCGGCGTTCCCGCCTCGACCGCCGACCCCGAGGAGTACGCGCGCGACCTGGCGGCCCTGCCCGAGCGCTGCGAAATGGCCCGGTCGCTCGGCGGCAGCAACATCATGCACTTTGTCCCCAACCGCTCCAGCATGCCCGAAACCGAATTCGAGGCGCTCACCGTCGCCCGCCTTGCCGACATCGGGGCGGTTCTGGCCGATTTCGATCTCAAGCTGGCGATCGAATGGCTGGGGCCCAAGCAGCTGGAGGATCTGCCCTATCCATTCCGGTCGGGGATCAAGATGGCCCTCGATCTGGCCGACGCCAGCGGACGGTCCAACATTGGAATCCTGGTAGATCCAGTTCACATGTGGGGGGCACGCCAGGCGATGGCCGACATCGAGCGGCTGGCTTCCGGCAGAGTCTTCGCCGCCCACTTCGACGACTTTCCGGAGGGCGATCCCGACGTCCTTATCGACGACGACCGAATAATGCCCGGTGACGGAATCATCGACCTGACCGCCTTCTGCCGCCATACGGTGGCGGCCGGTTACAGCGGTTCGATCGAAGTTGAACTGTTCAATCCCGCCATCCGCCTGGGCGATCCGGTGGAGGTTTCCCGCGAGGCCCGCGAGAAATCGGAGGCGGTAATCGCGGCCGCGCTCGGATAG
- a CDS encoding AbrB/MazE/SpoVT family DNA-binding domain-containing protein: MATVTISPKFQVVIPKDCRESLGLKPGQKVEAFPYEGRIQLVPVEPIEELRGFLAGIDTRVDREDDRL, encoded by the coding sequence GTGGCTACAGTAACTATCTCTCCTAAATTCCAGGTGGTGATTCCAAAGGATTGCCGCGAATCCCTAGGACTCAAACCAGGGCAGAAAGTCGAGGCCTTCCCCTACGAGGGCCGCATCCAGTTGGTGCCGGTGGAGCCAATTGAGGAATTGAGGGGATTTCTGGCGGGGATTGACACGCGTGTCGACCGAGAGGATGACCGATTGTGA
- the gatC gene encoding Asp-tRNA(Asn)/Glu-tRNA(Gln) amidotransferase subunit GatC, producing MRGKLATSDNDPQNRLDAATIDHVARLARLELGDDEKRRLQAELGQILAHFADLEQLATDQIAPTAMVVRTELPLREDEAKPSLPREEVIANAPEPRAGFFAVPAVLDQ from the coding sequence ATGCGGGGCAAATTGGCAACATCTGACAACGACCCCCAGAACCGCCTGGATGCGGCCACGATCGATCACGTGGCGCGCCTGGCGCGGCTGGAACTGGGCGACGACGAAAAAAGGCGCCTGCAGGCCGAACTGGGCCAGATCCTCGCGCACTTTGCAGACCTTGAACAGCTCGCCACCGACCAGATCGCGCCGACCGCGATGGTCGTCAGAACCGAACTGCCATTGCGCGAGGACGAGGCCAAGCCCTCGCTCCCGCGCGAGGAAGTGATAGCCAACGCGCCCGAACCACGGGCCGGGTTCTTTGCCGTGCCGGCGGTGTTGGATCAGTGA
- the gatA gene encoding Asp-tRNA(Asn)/Glu-tRNA(Gln) amidotransferase subunit GatA has translation MSDLCTLSLSDTGAGLRAGEFSSLELTGAYLERIEALNSDLGAYLLVTDELALEQARAADERIAAGTAGPLTGIPIALKDVLATRGIRTTCASRMLSEFVPPYDAFVVERLREAGAVFLGKANMDEFAMGSSNENSAFYPVRNPWDLERVPGGSSGGSAAAVAADLAVAALGSDTGGSIRQPAALCGTVGLKPTYGRVSRYGLVAFASSLDQIGPITKTVRDAATLLGAIAGHDPRDSTSLAQSPEDFEEGFGRSIAGLRIGVPVEYFAAGLDPRVESAVMDAIALFADLGAEPVRVSLPHTRYALSTYYLLAPAEASSNLARFHGVRYGLRVEGDDVDAMMSRTRGAGFGAEVKRRIMLGTYALSAGYYDAFYLKAQKARTLIRTDFDQAFEQCDLLLAATSPTTAFALGERSDDPLSMYLSDVLTIPANIAGLPAMSIPCGFAEGLPVGLQLIGGELQEKTLLQAANAFERAAHVAHRAPARAV, from the coding sequence GTGAGCGATCTCTGTACGCTCTCGCTCTCCGATACCGGTGCCGGACTCAGGGCGGGCGAATTCTCGTCGCTCGAGCTCACCGGCGCCTACCTTGAGCGGATCGAAGCCCTAAACTCCGACCTCGGCGCCTACCTGCTGGTAACCGACGAGTTGGCGCTGGAGCAGGCGCGGGCGGCCGATGAACGCATCGCCGCCGGGACGGCCGGGCCGCTGACCGGCATACCGATTGCCCTAAAGGACGTCTTGGCCACCCGCGGGATCAGAACCACCTGCGCCAGCCGGATGCTGTCCGAGTTCGTGCCGCCCTACGACGCGTTCGTCGTCGAGAGGCTGCGCGAGGCCGGCGCGGTTTTCCTCGGCAAGGCCAATATGGACGAATTCGCAATGGGTTCGTCGAACGAAAACTCGGCCTTCTACCCGGTCCGCAACCCCTGGGACCTGGAACGCGTGCCCGGCGGATCGTCGGGCGGATCGGCCGCCGCGGTGGCGGCGGATCTGGCAGTCGCGGCCCTCGGGTCCGACACCGGCGGGTCAATCCGCCAGCCCGCCGCCTTGTGCGGGACGGTCGGACTGAAGCCCACCTACGGGCGGGTGTCCCGCTACGGCCTGGTGGCGTTCGCCTCCTCGTTGGATCAGATTGGACCGATCACCAAGACAGTCCGCGACGCAGCCACCCTGCTCGGCGCGATCGCCGGCCACGATCCGCGCGATTCGACCAGCCTGGCCCAGTCCCCGGAGGATTTCGAGGAGGGTTTCGGCCGGAGCATCGCCGGCCTGCGCATTGGCGTTCCGGTGGAATATTTCGCGGCCGGCCTGGATCCGCGCGTGGAATCGGCGGTGATGGACGCGATCGCCCTCTTTGCCGACCTGGGCGCCGAGCCGGTAAGGGTGTCGCTGCCGCACACCCGCTATGCGCTTTCCACCTATTACCTGCTGGCGCCGGCCGAAGCGTCTTCAAACCTGGCCCGTTTCCATGGCGTGCGATACGGTCTGCGGGTGGAGGGCGACGACGTAGACGCGATGATGTCGCGCACCCGCGGGGCCGGGTTCGGGGCCGAAGTCAAGCGGCGCATCATGCTTGGCACCTATGCTCTTTCGGCCGGCTATTACGATGCTTTCTACCTGAAGGCGCAGAAAGCGCGAACCCTGATTCGGACGGACTTCGACCAAGCATTCGAGCAATGCGATCTACTCTTGGCTGCCACGAGCCCGACGACCGCGTTCGCGCTCGGCGAGCGCTCCGACGACCCGTTGTCGATGTACCTCTCCGACGTGTTGACTATTCCGGCCAACATCGCTGGTTTGCCGGCGATGTCGATCCCCTGCGGATTTGCCGAGGGGCTTCCGGTGGGGTTGCAGCTGATCGGCGGCGAACTCCAGGAGAAGACGCTGCTGCAGGCGGCCAACGCGTTCGAGCGCGCCGCCCACGTCGCGCACCGGGCACCGGCGCGGGCGGTATAG
- a CDS encoding transcriptional repressor, with translation MTPPGSTSDQPRTVREGLERSGARRTPQRLLVADIIDSAPDHLEAREIYLQASARDPRMSLNTVYRTLALLQDLDLVVGHYFTEEHAHFEAATGADHHHVVCRGCGKVHEFRPGISERRIRELANESEISIERQNIELVGLCASCRSSGL, from the coding sequence ATGACGCCGCCCGGCTCCACCAGCGACCAACCGCGCACGGTGCGGGAAGGCCTGGAGCGTTCGGGGGCAAGGCGCACCCCGCAGCGCCTGCTCGTGGCCGACATCATCGATTCGGCGCCCGACCACCTGGAAGCCCGCGAAATCTACCTGCAGGCCTCGGCCCGCGATCCCCGCATGAGCCTGAACACCGTCTACCGAACGCTGGCGCTGCTTCAGGACCTGGACCTTGTCGTCGGGCACTACTTCACCGAGGAACACGCGCATTTTGAAGCGGCGACCGGCGCGGACCACCATCACGTGGTCTGTCGCGGATGTGGCAAGGTGCACGAGTTCCGGCCGGGGATCTCAGAACGGCGGATCCGCGAACTGGCCAACGAATCCGAAATCTCAATCGAGCGTCAGAACATCGAATTGGTCGGACTTTGCGCAAGCTGCCGATCATCCGGCTTGTAG
- the gatB gene encoding Asp-tRNA(Asn)/Glu-tRNA(Gln) amidotransferase subunit GatB, which produces MGADYYTVIGLEVHAQLLTASKMFCSCRADVADLEPNTAVCPVCLGLPGVLPVANRAAVEMTLRTGLALGCSIADATKWDRKNYSYPDLVKWYQISQYDLPLCLGGHLEVAGPDGKPRRIGITRVHLEEDTARMIHDRDPDGLERSLVDVNRSGIPLMEIVSEPDIDSPELARSYLRELRDILVHLEVSSGEMQEGAFRCDANISIWPIGQPMGNSKVEIKNMNSFRAVQRALVFEEERQRQVWEETQAPPVQETRGWSEARGQTLSQRVKEDAHDYRYFPDPDLPPLHVAQETVERLRSQMPPLPRQIRTELATAGIVGADADQLVSDRELLAFFQEARESYPDARRLANRVLNELVQHLRAEGSSLADGRVTAGGLVELLELEDAGRISVRMAAEILKEMVVSGRSAAELASQMGEQISDADALREIVREVIAANPQAVADFKAGKKQAAGFLVGQVMKATRGKANPGVVNREIAAELSQ; this is translated from the coding sequence ATGGGCGCGGATTACTACACCGTCATCGGTCTCGAGGTTCACGCCCAGTTGCTGACGGCGTCGAAGATGTTCTGCAGCTGCCGCGCCGACGTGGCCGATCTGGAACCCAACACCGCGGTCTGCCCGGTCTGCCTCGGCCTACCGGGAGTATTGCCGGTGGCCAACCGCGCCGCGGTCGAGATGACGCTGCGCACCGGTTTGGCGCTGGGCTGCTCGATCGCTGACGCGACCAAGTGGGACCGCAAGAATTACTCGTACCCCGACCTGGTCAAGTGGTACCAGATCTCCCAGTACGATCTCCCGCTATGCCTGGGCGGACACCTCGAGGTGGCCGGCCCCGATGGGAAACCGCGCCGCATCGGCATCACCCGCGTGCACCTGGAAGAGGACACCGCGCGGATGATCCACGACCGCGATCCGGACGGGTTGGAGCGCTCTCTGGTCGACGTGAACCGCTCCGGAATCCCGCTGATGGAAATAGTCTCCGAGCCGGATATCGATTCGCCCGAACTGGCCCGCAGCTACCTGCGCGAACTGCGCGACATCCTGGTCCACCTGGAGGTGTCCTCGGGCGAAATGCAGGAAGGCGCGTTCCGCTGTGACGCCAACATCTCGATCTGGCCGATTGGTCAGCCGATGGGCAACTCCAAGGTAGAAATCAAGAACATGAACTCCTTCCGGGCCGTGCAACGCGCTCTGGTATTCGAGGAAGAGCGGCAACGGCAGGTCTGGGAGGAAACGCAAGCGCCGCCGGTGCAGGAAACCCGCGGTTGGTCGGAAGCGCGCGGCCAGACCCTGTCGCAGCGGGTCAAGGAAGACGCGCACGACTATCGCTACTTCCCCGACCCCGACCTGCCACCCCTGCACGTGGCGCAGGAAACGGTCGAGCGGCTGCGGTCGCAGATGCCGCCGCTGCCGCGTCAGATTCGGACCGAACTGGCAACCGCCGGCATTGTCGGAGCCGACGCCGACCAACTCGTCTCGGACCGCGAACTGCTGGCTTTCTTCCAGGAAGCGCGCGAGTCCTACCCCGACGCCCGGCGCCTGGCCAACCGGGTCCTGAACGAACTGGTCCAGCACCTGCGGGCGGAGGGATCAAGCCTGGCCGATGGTCGCGTGACCGCGGGCGGACTGGTGGAGTTGCTTGAGCTCGAAGACGCCGGCCGCATCAGCGTTCGGATGGCGGCGGAAATCCTGAAGGAAATGGTGGTCAGCGGCCGTTCGGCGGCCGAACTGGCCAGCCAGATGGGCGAGCAGATATCTGACGCCGACGCCCTGAGGGAGATCGTGCGGGAGGTGATCGCCGCCAACCCGCAGGCGGTGGCGGACTTTAAGGCCGGCAAGAAACAGGCGGCCGGCTTCCTGGTCGGTCAGGTGATGAAGGCGACCCGCGGCAAAGCCAATCCGGGCGTGGTCAACCGCGAGATCGCGGCCGAACTCTCGCAATGA
- a CDS encoding DUF3048 domain-containing protein, with the protein MNPPPVSTRRQLLFGGLALAGILGAGAGLYAILRDVEVEAPQQPAAATPSPTPSPTVTATPEPPRLVTSTPTVTPTPTAEPEPTATPAPPTPTATPEPEPDPGPRGILSGRPLNRHIIRRRPVAVKVANNPEARPQWGLQAADIVYVHPTEAQITRYTAIFQSLLPNRIGPSRSARLIDVEIAREYQCLLAHVGGSPGVLERLKVLGPLDVEGLYFPLGRVFYRTTDAQPPNNTFIDAQNLALEGRARGLPTLVDIDSWEFDRDGTEYSGGLQTVLLPSQANYPELYRSFYSYDPGQSNYLRFLAARPHRDMASGDQIRIDNVVVQWTNIHDSQIVEDHLGALSKEIPLTGSGRAMIFTGGRLTEGRWSRPGPAERTQFQDQDGQPIKFKPGNTWIHTLDQQSTVEVEHPQ; encoded by the coding sequence TTGAATCCGCCGCCGGTCAGCACCCGCCGCCAGCTTCTCTTCGGCGGGCTTGCCCTGGCGGGGATCCTGGGGGCCGGCGCAGGCCTGTACGCGATCCTTCGCGACGTCGAGGTGGAGGCGCCCCAGCAGCCCGCCGCCGCGACCCCGTCTCCGACCCCATCGCCCACGGTCACGGCAACCCCGGAACCGCCACGGCTAGTCACCTCCACCCCGACAGTCACGCCCACCCCCACCGCGGAGCCCGAGCCGACCGCCACACCCGCTCCTCCGACACCGACCGCCACTCCCGAGCCTGAACCCGATCCCGGACCGCGCGGCATCCTCAGCGGGCGCCCGCTAAACCGGCACATCATCCGCCGGCGGCCGGTCGCCGTAAAGGTCGCCAACAATCCCGAAGCCCGCCCGCAGTGGGGACTGCAGGCGGCCGACATCGTTTACGTGCATCCGACCGAGGCCCAGATCACGCGCTACACCGCGATCTTCCAGTCGCTCCTGCCCAACCGCATCGGACCATCCCGTTCGGCGCGCCTGATCGATGTCGAAATCGCCCGCGAATACCAGTGCCTGCTGGCCCACGTCGGCGGGAGCCCGGGCGTTCTCGAACGCCTGAAGGTGCTCGGACCGCTGGACGTCGAGGGGCTTTACTTTCCGCTCGGCCGGGTCTTCTACCGGACGACCGACGCCCAGCCGCCCAACAACACCTTCATCGATGCCCAGAACCTGGCGCTGGAAGGCCGCGCCCGCGGACTGCCAACCCTGGTCGACATCGATTCCTGGGAATTCGATCGCGACGGGACCGAGTATTCCGGCGGGCTGCAGACGGTGTTGCTGCCCTCGCAGGCCAATTACCCCGAACTCTATCGCAGCTTCTACAGTTACGACCCGGGCCAGTCCAACTACCTGCGGTTTCTGGCCGCCCGGCCCCACCGCGACATGGCCAGCGGCGATCAGATCAGGATCGACAACGTGGTCGTCCAATGGACCAATATCCACGATTCGCAGATCGTCGAAGACCACCTGGGCGCCCTGAGCAAAGAAATTCCCCTGACCGGCAGCGGACGGGCGATGATATTTACGGGAGGGCGACTGACCGAGGGCCGCTGGTCGCGGCCCGGCCCTGCCGAACGTACCCAGTTCCAGGACCAGGACGGCCAGCCGATCAAGTTCAAGCCCGGAAACACCTGGATCCACACCCTGGACCAGCAGAGCACGGTGGAGGTCGAGCACCCGCAGTGA